A window of the Pseudodesulfovibrio sp. JC047 genome harbors these coding sequences:
- a CDS encoding cytochrome c-type biogenesis CcmF C-terminal domain-containing protein has protein sequence MHLTGYVGLLFSLLAFLFLAGFSGVAAWRRNTNSLLVIERGQLFASVGVIFSTVLLLIALMSRDYSFRYVYDNVDNALSFIYTLTALWGGREGSLLFWELIIAVSGMILITTPGYKSFSDETKLYFWMFFLSIQGFFLLLLTGWSNPFIEIIPAPGDGRGLNPLLRNPGMIFHPPLLFLGFALYAIPASAALAASIAGEKKSWIAVTRNWNILSWVFLTAGIVLGGWWSYMELGWGGYWAWDPVENASLIPWFAGTAVLHTSIIESRRNALQRTNVFLMSLTFILCVFSTYLTRSGVIDSLHTFGESGVAKPLFWSMMIGLFVTMLVTFFSERLTHRSLSEFLSRQGMLVIAAWFLLALGLIVTLGTMWPVISQIWTDKPLGLDAHFYNRVCLPFMACLVFIFCYCPWLGWKGGIRNMKGFVGVTVALVGSFVGFYLSGMTNVLAAFTAASSVAAMVGMVLLFLFYPAMRKMRQSWGAYGIHLGLVLMALGIAFSGPYQIEQEIILGKGESVVIDDYTVTFTNLVQDGNIGDIKVRATATLEVFEDGRLIGIMTPDKRIYRNFERQQFAEVSTIPGLGDELYATLLGLTQDDKASFKISVNPLINWIWIGGTFMSLFAFLLLRRVRKPGEVA, from the coding sequence ATGCACCTGACCGGATATGTCGGTTTGCTTTTTTCCCTGCTTGCCTTTCTTTTTCTTGCCGGGTTTTCCGGTGTCGCGGCGTGGCGGCGAAATACAAATTCGTTGCTTGTCATTGAGCGAGGGCAGCTTTTCGCGTCCGTGGGCGTGATCTTTTCCACGGTATTGCTGCTCATTGCCCTGATGTCGAGGGATTACTCCTTCCGATACGTTTATGACAACGTGGACAACGCTTTGTCCTTTATCTACACGCTGACCGCCTTGTGGGGCGGCCGAGAAGGGTCGTTGCTTTTCTGGGAGTTGATTATTGCCGTTTCTGGAATGATCCTGATAACAACCCCTGGCTACAAGTCTTTCAGTGACGAGACCAAACTGTATTTTTGGATGTTCTTTCTCTCCATTCAGGGGTTTTTCCTGCTTCTGCTTACCGGGTGGTCCAATCCGTTTATTGAGATTATTCCAGCCCCTGGTGACGGTCGTGGCCTGAATCCGCTTTTGCGAAATCCCGGCATGATTTTCCATCCGCCCTTGTTGTTCCTTGGTTTTGCCTTGTATGCCATTCCGGCAAGTGCGGCCTTGGCTGCGTCGATCGCTGGCGAAAAGAAATCGTGGATCGCCGTGACCCGCAACTGGAATATCCTGTCATGGGTATTCCTGACCGCCGGTATCGTGCTTGGTGGCTGGTGGTCATATATGGAACTCGGGTGGGGCGGTTACTGGGCATGGGACCCGGTCGAGAATGCTTCGTTGATCCCATGGTTCGCCGGAACCGCTGTGTTGCATACGTCCATCATTGAATCGCGACGCAACGCCTTGCAGCGCACCAATGTCTTTCTGATGTCCCTGACCTTCATTCTCTGTGTCTTTTCTACCTATCTGACTCGGTCTGGCGTCATTGATTCTTTGCATACTTTTGGAGAATCCGGGGTGGCCAAGCCGCTGTTCTGGTCCATGATGATAGGTTTGTTCGTGACCATGTTGGTGACATTCTTTTCGGAAAGGCTGACCCATCGCAGTCTGTCGGAATTTTTGAGCCGACAGGGAATGCTCGTTATCGCAGCCTGGTTCCTGCTGGCTTTGGGACTCATTGTCACATTGGGAACGATGTGGCCGGTCATCAGTCAGATTTGGACCGACAAGCCGCTCGGACTGGACGCGCATTTTTACAATCGGGTCTGTCTGCCATTCATGGCCTGTCTGGTTTTCATCTTCTGCTACTGTCCATGGCTTGGCTGGAAGGGCGGTATTCGCAACATGAAAGGCTTTGTCGGCGTCACCGTGGCGCTGGTCGGGAGCTTTGTCGGATTCTATCTGTCCGGGATGACCAATGTGCTGGCCGCTTTTACTGCGGCTTCATCGGTCGCGGCCATGGTCGGTATGGTTCTGTTGTTTCTGTTCTATCCGGCCATGCGAAAAATGCGGCAATCCTGGGGTGCCTACGGTATCCATTTGGGCTTGGTGCTCATGGCCTTGGGTATCGCCTTTTCCGGGCCATACCAGATTGAGCAGGAAATTATTTTGGGCAAAGGCGAATCCGTGGTCATTGATGACTACACTGTCACTTTTACCAATCTGGTGCAGGACGGTAATATTGGCGATATCAAGGTGCGCGCCACAGCAACCCTTGAAGTGTTCGAGGATGGCAGATTGATCGGGATCATGACGCCTGACAAGCGGATTTACCGGAATTTTGAACGCCAACAGTTTGCCGAGGTGTCCACCATTCCGGGACTCGGGGACGAATTGTACGCCACGTTGCTCGGCTTGACGCAGGATGACAAGGCGAGCTTCAAGATCAGTGTCAATCCGCTTATCAACTGGATTTGGATCGGCGGGACGTTCATGAGTCTGTTCGCTTTCCTGCTCCTTCGACGTGTGCGCAAGCCCGGCGAGGTGGCATAA
- a CDS encoding cytochrome c maturation protein CcmE: MAKKSNKAVYGVALALFLGGLGYLIFSGLTEDSVYFLNVSEALAEDRTQIGQARLFGKVAPSNLEIVEGKLGANFDLIDKLEHGKSLRVQFKGALPDTFKEDAEVIVEGTFSNDGEVFIARTLVTKCPSKYEEQSKEVEQAGKYTS, from the coding sequence ATGGCTAAAAAATCAAATAAGGCGGTCTACGGCGTCGCTCTGGCGTTGTTTTTGGGCGGTCTCGGGTATCTTATTTTTTCCGGTTTGACAGAAGATTCCGTCTATTTCCTGAATGTGTCCGAGGCCTTGGCTGAAGATCGGACCCAGATTGGACAGGCTCGCCTGTTTGGTAAGGTGGCACCCAGCAATCTCGAAATCGTCGAAGGAAAGCTCGGAGCCAACTTCGATCTGATCGATAAGTTGGAACACGGTAAATCCTTGCGGGTTCAGTTCAAGGGGGCCTTGCCCGATACATTCAAGGAAGATGCCGAGGTCATTGTCGAGGGCACGTTCTCCAATGATGGAGAGGTGTTCATTGCCAGAACTTTGGTCACAAAATGTCCTTCCAAATATGAAGAACAAAGCAAAGAGGTAGAGCAGGCAGGCAAGTATACCAGCTAG